One genomic window of Branchiostoma floridae strain S238N-H82 chromosome 4, Bfl_VNyyK, whole genome shotgun sequence includes the following:
- the LOC118413638 gene encoding uncharacterized protein LOC118413638, with product MTSASGKDPLVQEAAKQTGKSVDQVKNFISSYRRSKGLQRKRKSPAEDSSIAVAKKSSLTAEKTNMLESESASHSAASVSCQGLNIATATEDHGREEKSTDNRDTVKVKQEFVEGASPYPASSSLSLHTATLASKHGPAVGVMAAGASVTAQTDRGAPNVVVQQHVHHHLYYHVRFHLYDFSMTNLHHVAILYLCVLQESSTQQADVRRHTETIASQGAGEAVKGKNFQELGGQRRPKSVEVLQLHEPEKGTKKTGSTGQKRAFDPVLVQFYEERGMTTASIKDPLLHEAAKQTGKTVAQVARFIGNYRWSKGESKQKPPTNVSSDTAKNESTSTGKSTSADLTSPAAASSSRPMLNTGSIRDQKERERKEEALRGAAEKGQTTRVIQLLAEGINPNAAGRRLQNTPLHLSAENDHHETVSTLLKAGADTTIRDKWLRTALHLAARNGHLRTLSALLAANADVNARNDKLRTPLHVAAMNGHPETVTALHTAGADVNIWDDEQKTPLHLATENMCHEAVSALLTAGADVNTWDDEQITPLHMAARAGDHETVSALLKSGSDVTARDKQGNTPLGDAEQRGHHECVKILQQHGVDRNEEAPRRKGGIDPVLIQFYEERGMTSASIKDPLVQEAAKKTGKTITQVVNFVSNYRRKKGVTKQRPPADGSGKTTTSDTARAAVQVPNVGSAMDENERQRKEKVFLWFRLQNEMAEQFKGNQFLYYTHVIMHLYIFTTILIC from the exons ATGACCAGTGCAAGTGGTAAAGATCCATTGGTACAAGAAGCAGCAAAACAGACTGGAAAATCAGTTGACCAAGTTAAG AATTTTATCAGCAGTTACCGCAGGAGTAAGGGGCTTCAACGTAAACGGAAATCACCAGCAGAAGATTCAAGCATCGCAGTAGCCAAAAAGAGTAGTCTCACCG CTGAAAAGACGAACATGCTGGAATCTGAGTCAGCAAGTCACAGTGCAGCAAGTGTCTCTTGTCAGGGGCTGAATATTGCAACAGCTACAGAAGACCATGGGAGGGAAGAGAAG AGCACAGACAACAGAGACACGGTGAAAGTTAAACAAGAGTTCGTGGAGGGAGCCAGCCCTTATCCTGCAAGTAGCTCTTTG TCCCTCCACACGGCAACCTTGGCTAGTAAACATGGACCTGCAGTAGGTGTAATGGCAGCTGGTGCGAGTGTGACTGCACAGACTGACCGGGGTGCCCCAAACGTTGTCGTGCAACAGCATGTACACCATCACCTGTACTATCATGTAAGATTTCACCTTTATGACTTTTCGATGACAAATT TACATCATGTTGCCATCCTTTACCTGTGTGTTCTACAGGAAAGCAGTACTCAACAAGCTGACGTGAGACGACATACAGAAACAATAGCGTCACAAGGTGCCGGTGAAGCTGTGAAG GGCAAAAACTTTCAAGAGCTGGGCGGCCAACGTCGTCCCAAGTCCGTGGAAGTATTGCAGCTACACGAACCTGAGAAAGGCACAAAGAAAACG GGAAGCACTGGGCAGAAGAGAGCATTTGATCCTGTACTTGTCCAGTTTTACGAGGAACGAGGAATGACCACAGCTAGCATCAAAGATCCATTGCTGCACGAAGCTGCAAAACAGACTGGGAAAACTGTTGCCCAGGTTGCG AGATTCATTGGCAATTATCGCTGGAGCAAGGGAGAAAGCAAACAGAAACCACCGACAAATGTTTCAAGCGATACGGCGAAGAATGAGAGTACCTCCACAG GAAAGAGCACCTCGGCCGATCTAACCAGTCCTGCTGCAGCAAGCTCCTCTCGTCCGATGCTAAATACTGGATCAATCAGAGAtcagaaagagagggagaggaaagaagag GCATTACGAGGAGCGGCAGAGAAAGGCCAGACTACCAGGGTCATACAGCTGTTAGCAGAGGGGATCAATCCTAATGCTGCTGGCCGCCGTTtg CAAAACACTCCCCTGCATCTGTCAGCCGAGAATGACCACCATGAAACTGTATCAACTTTACTGAAAGCCGGCGCAGATACAACCATCAGGGACAAATGG CTAAGGACTGCCCTGCACTTGGCAGCCCGGAATGGTCACCTTAGAACCCTGTCAGCTTTGTTGGCAGCCAATGCAGACGTGAATGCGCGGAACGATAAG CTAAGAACTCCCCTGCATGTGGCAGCCATGAATGGCCACCCTGAAACAGTAACAGCTTTACACACAGCCGGTGCAGATGTGAACATATGGGATGATGAG CAAAAGACCCCCTTGCACCTGGCAACAGAGAATATGTGCCATGAAGCTGTATCAGCgttactgacagctggtgcagatgtgaacacATGGGACGATGAG CAAATCACTCCCCTGCACATGGCAGCAAGGGCTGGCGACCATGAAACTGTGTCAGCTTTACTGAAATCTGGATCAGATGTGACTGCACGGGACAAGCAg GGCAACACCCCTCTTGGAGATGCGGAACAACGAGGTCATCACGAATGCGTCAAAATACTGCAGCAACACGGGGTTGACAGAAATGAG GAGGCTCCTCGGCGAAAAGGGGGGATTGATCCTGTACTCATCCAGTTCTACGAAGAACGAGGAATGACTTCTGCTAGTATCAAAGATCCCTTGGTGCAAGAAGCTGCAAAAAAGACTGGGAAAACTATTACACAAGTTGTG AATTTCGTCAGCAACTACCGCAGGAAAAAGGGAGTGACCAAACAGAGACCACCGGCAGACGGTTCAG GGAAGACAACCACTTCAGATACAGCACGTGCCGCTGTGCAGGTTCCGAATGTAGGGTCAGCTATGGATGAAAACGAACGccaaaggaaagaaaaggtATTCTTGTGGTTCAGATTGCAAAATGAAATGGCAGAACAGTTTAAGGGTAACCAGTTTCTGTATTACACACATGTAATAATGCATTTATATATTTTTACTACAATTCTAATTTGTTGA